A single genomic interval of Brevibacillus brevis harbors:
- the metK gene encoding methionine adenosyltransferase: protein MALQKGRRLFTSESVTEGHPDKICDQISDSILDAILSKDPNARVACETSVTTGLVLVAGEITTNTYVDIQKLVRETIREIGYDRAKFGFDADTCGVITAIGEQSADIALGVDQALEAREGQMTDAEIEAIGAGDQGLMFGFACNETPELMPLPISMSHQLARRLTEVRKNGTLAYLRPDGKTQVTVEYDGDKPVRIDTIVISTQHAPETTLEQIKQDLVEHVIKPVVPAELLDAETKYFINPTGRFVIGGPQGDAGLTGRKIIVDTYGGYARHGGGAFSGKDPTKVDRSGAYAARYVAKNIVAAGLADKCEVQVAYAIGVAQPVSIAVDTFGTGTISEEALVKLVRKHFDLRPAGIIKQLDLRRPIYKQTAAYGHFGRNDLNVPWEQTDKAEVLKQEAAQL from the coding sequence ATGGCTTTGCAAAAAGGTCGTCGTCTGTTTACATCCGAATCTGTAACTGAAGGACATCCGGATAAAATTTGTGACCAAATTTCCGACTCCATCTTGGATGCGATCCTGTCCAAAGATCCAAACGCTCGCGTAGCTTGCGAAACTTCCGTAACTACTGGTTTGGTTCTCGTAGCAGGTGAAATCACTACAAACACTTATGTGGATATCCAAAAGCTCGTTCGTGAAACCATTCGTGAAATCGGTTATGACCGTGCGAAATTCGGTTTTGACGCTGATACTTGCGGTGTTATTACTGCAATTGGCGAGCAGTCCGCTGACATTGCACTTGGTGTAGACCAAGCATTAGAAGCACGCGAAGGCCAAATGACTGACGCTGAGATTGAAGCAATTGGTGCTGGTGACCAAGGTTTGATGTTTGGTTTTGCTTGCAATGAAACACCTGAACTGATGCCACTTCCGATCAGCATGTCCCACCAATTGGCTCGTCGTCTGACGGAAGTACGTAAAAACGGAACACTTGCTTACCTCCGTCCTGACGGAAAAACACAAGTTACTGTTGAGTACGATGGCGACAAACCAGTTCGTATCGATACAATCGTTATTTCTACCCAACATGCTCCTGAAACAACTCTGGAGCAAATCAAGCAAGATCTGGTTGAACACGTAATCAAACCAGTTGTTCCAGCTGAACTGTTGGACGCTGAAACCAAATACTTCATCAACCCAACTGGCCGTTTCGTAATTGGCGGACCACAAGGGGATGCTGGCTTGACTGGCCGCAAAATCATCGTAGATACTTACGGCGGTTATGCTCGTCATGGCGGCGGTGCGTTCTCCGGTAAAGATCCGACAAAAGTTGACCGTTCCGGTGCTTACGCTGCTCGTTATGTAGCGAAAAACATCGTGGCTGCTGGCCTCGCAGACAAATGCGAAGTACAAGTTGCTTACGCGATTGGTGTAGCACAACCAGTTTCCATCGCAGTAGATACATTCGGTACAGGTACCATTTCCGAAGAAGCTCTGGTGAAATTGGTTCGCAAACACTTCGACCTGCGTCCTGCTGGTATCATCAAGCAGCTCGACCTGCGTCGTCCTATCTACAAACAAACAGCTGCATATGGCCACTTCGGACGCAATGACCTGAATGTTCCTTGGGAGCAAACAGACAAAGCAGAAGTTCTGAAGCAAGAGGCTGCTCAACTGTAA